A window from Thiomonas sp. FB-Cd encodes these proteins:
- a CDS encoding MFS transporter has product MSTTLASESLKKTPPTPMTAQERRSSMTLASIYGLRMLGLFLILPVFAIYARTLPGGDDHLLVGLALGIYGLTQAVLQIPFGIASDRFGRKPVMMFGMVIFALGSFMAGASHTLDGIIVGRAVQGAGAISAAISAMIADSTRDENRTKAMAMVGMTIGMSFIVSLVAGPLLYHVIGVPGMFVLTGVLALIAIAVIKWVVPDAPMTARAEELGSSAPRDSVLTPALLRLHFSIFVVNFTQVAMFVVVPLALVHRAGIAVQHHWMVYLPVTLGSFIVAVPGIIWAESRGHMRPVFIGAVALMVLTMLGFAFGYTEPVPLIASLFFFFVAFNVMEALIPSLVSRTAPPARKGLALGVYNTAQSLGLFAGGALGGWIAKSWSAEGVFLACAALSLVWLVVALFIQPPPKRAH; this is encoded by the coding sequence ATGTCCACCACACTCGCGTCCGAATCGCTCAAGAAAACACCTCCAACCCCAATGACCGCGCAGGAGCGCCGTTCCAGCATGACGCTGGCGTCCATCTACGGGCTGCGCATGCTTGGTCTGTTTCTCATCCTTCCGGTTTTTGCCATTTATGCGAGAACCCTTCCTGGCGGGGATGATCACCTTCTCGTGGGTCTTGCGCTGGGCATTTACGGCCTGACCCAGGCGGTATTGCAAATTCCCTTCGGTATTGCGAGCGATCGGTTCGGACGCAAGCCGGTCATGATGTTCGGGATGGTGATCTTCGCGCTTGGCTCCTTCATGGCCGGGGCATCGCACACACTCGATGGCATCATCGTCGGCCGAGCGGTCCAAGGTGCTGGGGCCATTTCTGCGGCGATTTCGGCGATGATCGCGGACTCCACCCGAGACGAGAACCGCACCAAGGCGATGGCCATGGTCGGTATGACCATCGGCATGAGCTTTATCGTTTCGTTGGTCGCGGGTCCGCTGCTTTATCACGTCATTGGCGTACCGGGCATGTTTGTCCTCACCGGTGTTTTAGCGCTGATTGCCATCGCCGTGATCAAGTGGGTAGTCCCCGACGCCCCAATGACCGCGCGTGCCGAAGAGCTTGGCAGCTCGGCGCCACGCGACTCGGTGTTGACGCCCGCTTTGCTTCGCCTGCATTTCAGCATTTTCGTGGTCAATTTCACCCAGGTCGCCATGTTCGTGGTCGTGCCGCTCGCCTTGGTGCATCGCGCTGGCATTGCGGTGCAACACCATTGGATGGTGTACCTGCCGGTGACACTTGGCTCGTTCATCGTTGCCGTGCCGGGCATCATTTGGGCAGAAAGCCGTGGCCACATGCGCCCGGTGTTCATTGGTGCGGTGGCTCTCATGGTGCTGACCATGTTGGGATTCGCATTTGGCTACACCGAGCCTGTTCCACTCATTGCCTCGCTGTTTTTCTTTTTCGTGGCATTCAATGTCATGGAGGCGCTCATTCCTTCGCTCGTGTCGCGCACGGCGCCGCCAGCACGCAAGGGGCTTGCGCTCGGCGTCTATAACACCGCGCAGTCACTTGGTCTGTTTGCCGGCGGCGCATTGGGGGGATGGATTGCGAAATCCTGGTCGGCTGAAGGCGTTTTTCTGGCATGCGCCGCCCTGTCACTGGTTTGGCTCGTCGTGGCTTTGTTTATTCAGCCACCGCCCAAGCGGGCGCATTGA
- a CDS encoding SCO family protein — MQTADHQRVSASHYLGKVVLVYFGYTHCPDVCPLTMAHMARAVQLLGPKAKNVRILFVTVDPHRDTGPVLRAYASAFSPEARGITGSPQQIKALATRYHVAYSYGKPDEAGNYTVTHSAAIYVFDEQGHGELIGTEATPPDQIAHDLKQIIRLG; from the coding sequence ATGCAAACGGCAGACCATCAGCGCGTCTCCGCAAGCCATTACCTTGGCAAAGTCGTCCTGGTGTATTTTGGCTACACCCATTGCCCGGATGTGTGCCCGCTGACCATGGCCCACATGGCGCGCGCGGTCCAGCTGCTCGGCCCAAAGGCCAAGAACGTGCGCATCCTGTTTGTCACCGTTGATCCGCACCGCGATACGGGGCCTGTTCTCCGCGCGTATGCCAGCGCCTTCAGCCCCGAGGCGCGCGGCATCACGGGGTCGCCACAACAGATCAAGGCGCTTGCCACCCGCTACCACGTGGCCTATTCGTATGGCAAACCCGATGAGGCAGGCAACTACACCGTGACTCACAGCGCGGCGATCTATGTCTTCGATGAACAGGGGCACGGCGAACTCATCGGGACGGAAGCGACGCCACCGGACCAGATTGCCCACGATCTGAAGCAGATCATCCGGCTCGGCTAA
- a CDS encoding chloride channel protein, with translation MPQRALRKRAWMRLAKTRSRRLFLQFGLPWGGALLVGLVAVLYARWSNDAYELFLGWIAGRPWLAFLITPAFTVLAVFLTRRWFSGSEGSGIPQVIAALHAPPDETLMHRLFGLRVIAGKLVVSLLGFLGGMTIGREGPTVHIGAAIMAETRRFYPHRNPRLERQLLLAGAAAGLSAAFNTPLAGIIFAIEELARDFESRTNGTMITAVVFSGLTSLALAGNYLYFGQLNVPQNFHLAFVLPVVLTAIACGLLGAAFNWALLRWEIWMPRPLQAWRANKPLLYALVIGLAIAALGVGTGGQTWGSGYDQARHLLDGAAPLSEGYAITKWAAMVVSYMAGIPGGLFSPSLSIGAGLAQWIHAAFAWAPMPALIALCMTGYLAAVTQSPLTAFVIVMEMTNGTGMVIPMMATALLASRIANLFTPPLYEALAEKNYFPKLPTPPTPPTPPAPPHP, from the coding sequence ATGCCCCAGCGCGCATTGCGCAAGCGCGCGTGGATGCGTCTGGCCAAGACGCGGTCGCGGCGGTTGTTCCTGCAGTTCGGGCTGCCGTGGGGCGGCGCGCTGCTGGTGGGGCTGGTGGCGGTGCTGTATGCGCGCTGGAGCAACGACGCCTACGAGCTCTTCCTGGGCTGGATCGCCGGGCGGCCCTGGCTGGCCTTCCTCATCACGCCCGCCTTCACCGTGCTGGCCGTGTTCCTCACCCGCCGCTGGTTCTCCGGCAGCGAGGGCAGCGGCATCCCGCAGGTCATCGCCGCCCTGCACGCCCCGCCCGACGAAACCCTCATGCACCGCCTCTTCGGCCTGCGCGTCATCGCCGGCAAGCTCGTCGTCTCGCTGCTCGGCTTCCTGGGCGGCATGACCATTGGCCGCGAGGGCCCCACGGTGCACATCGGCGCGGCCATCATGGCCGAGACGCGCCGCTTTTATCCCCATCGCAACCCGCGCCTGGAGCGCCAGCTCCTGCTCGCAGGGGCCGCTGCCGGGCTATCGGCAGCCTTCAACACGCCGCTGGCCGGCATCATCTTCGCCATCGAGGAGCTGGCGCGCGACTTCGAGAGCCGCACCAACGGCACCATGATCACCGCCGTGGTGTTCTCCGGCCTGACCTCGCTGGCGCTGGCCGGCAACTACCTGTACTTCGGCCAGCTCAACGTGCCGCAGAACTTCCACCTCGCGTTCGTGCTGCCGGTCGTGCTCACCGCCATCGCCTGCGGCCTGCTGGGCGCCGCCTTCAACTGGGCGCTGCTGCGATGGGAAATCTGGATGCCACGCCCGCTGCAGGCATGGCGCGCGAACAAGCCCTTGCTGTATGCGCTGGTCATCGGTCTGGCCATCGCAGCCCTGGGCGTGGGCACCGGCGGCCAGACCTGGGGCAGCGGCTATGACCAGGCCCGGCACCTGCTCGACGGCGCCGCCCCCCTCAGCGAAGGCTACGCCATCACCAAATGGGCCGCCATGGTCGTCAGCTACATGGCCGGCATCCCCGGCGGCCTGTTCTCCCCCTCGCTGTCCATCGGCGCCGGACTCGCCCAGTGGATCCATGCCGCCTTCGCCTGGGCGCCCATGCCCGCCCTCATCGCCCTGTGCATGACCGGCTACCTCGCCGCCGTCACCCAGTCCCCCCTCACTGCCTTCGTCATCGTCATGGAAATGACCAACGGCACCGGCATGGTCATCCCCATGATGGCCACCGCCCTCCTCGCCTCACGCATCGCCAACCTCTTCACCCCGCCCCTGTACGAAGCGCTCGCCGAAAAAAACTACTTCCCCAAACTCCCCACACCGCCCACGCCTCCCACGCCACCCGCGCCTCCACACCCCTGA
- a CDS encoding NAD(P)H-dependent glycerol-3-phosphate dehydrogenase produces the protein MSSQISDTSTPHPHVANGRPAPAFAVLGAGSWGTALAAALRRGGCRVTVWARRADMAHAIETAGHNPRHLPGISLPPGMRAGTDMASVVEHVDGVILAVPSTASRAVARCASPWLTADTPVLAACKGIEHVSGALMTQVLQEELGDEALTGVIAGPSFADEVARGLPTRLTLAMRALSAPRPVALRTHAFADVLCQALHGAGVALERTDDVIGVQIGGALKNMIAIACGMATAQGMGENARAAIVTRGLDDMRRLTLALGGRSDTLFCSSGVGDLFLTAASAHSRNTRLGLRLGRGESADELSELTEGALSSQSVQVLERRLGLQLRVPRAVRDVLARRVHVGRALQRLLHDELDPAASHATRHATLTVSGGRLAHDPTARRLNAQCRLQRVAQ, from the coding sequence ATGAGTAGTCAGATATCCGACACATCGACACCTCACCCCCATGTTGCCAACGGGCGCCCGGCGCCTGCCTTCGCTGTACTGGGCGCGGGAAGCTGGGGAACAGCCCTGGCTGCCGCATTGCGGCGCGGCGGTTGCCGTGTGACGGTTTGGGCGCGTCGTGCCGATATGGCGCATGCAATCGAGACCGCGGGGCACAACCCCCGCCATCTTCCGGGTATCAGCCTTCCCCCGGGGATGCGTGCTGGCACGGACATGGCCAGTGTTGTGGAACATGTGGACGGCGTCATTCTTGCCGTACCCTCCACAGCATCGCGTGCCGTCGCACGCTGCGCATCTCCCTGGTTGACTGCGGACACGCCGGTTCTGGCAGCATGCAAGGGCATTGAGCACGTCAGTGGCGCGTTGATGACTCAGGTGCTGCAGGAGGAGCTGGGCGACGAGGCGCTCACGGGCGTCATCGCCGGCCCCAGCTTTGCTGATGAGGTTGCGCGCGGCCTGCCAACCCGGCTGACCTTGGCCATGCGCGCGCTGAGCGCGCCACGGCCGGTGGCACTCCGGACACACGCTTTCGCTGACGTGCTATGCCAAGCTCTGCATGGCGCCGGAGTTGCGTTGGAGCGTACGGACGATGTCATCGGGGTGCAAATCGGTGGAGCGCTGAAGAACATGATTGCCATCGCGTGCGGCATGGCCACGGCGCAGGGAATGGGGGAAAACGCGCGCGCCGCGATCGTCACCCGCGGCCTCGACGATATGCGTCGACTCACATTGGCGCTTGGCGGGCGCAGCGATACGCTTTTCTGCAGCAGCGGCGTCGGGGATCTGTTCCTCACGGCCGCCTCAGCCCACTCCCGCAACACGCGCCTCGGGCTGCGACTGGGGCGGGGTGAAAGTGCTGACGAATTGTCCGAGCTGACTGAAGGTGCACTCAGCAGCCAGTCGGTGCAGGTCTTGGAGCGCCGTCTCGGGTTGCAACTTCGGGTCCCCCGAGCGGTGCGCGATGTATTGGCGCGACGCGTCCATGTCGGGCGTGCCCTCCAGCGTCTGCTTCACGACGAGCTGGATCCAGCCGCGTCCCATGCCACGCGCCACGCGACCCTCACGGTGAGCGGCGGCCGCCTCGCCCACGATCCGACGGCGCGGCGCCTGAACGCGCAGTGCCGGTTGCAGCGCGTCGCCCAGTAA
- a CDS encoding HAD family hydrolase, with product MREPTILATDLDGTFLGGNDAQRAELLDWIAQHRSEIVLIFVSGRGQAFMRELADTLPVRPDHCIGDVGTSVACGPEFGPLPALESWLDGKWPIDASARIEREMQRHPRLRPQALTGGRRRSYLFDDPVPAKAAAKAMRALGFDTLLSDNQYFDVLPAGVQKGPTLLRTLLALGLPSHRTLVAGDTLNDLSMFDTGLAGVAVGNREAALDTAIQNKRNVYRSPHPGAAGVHDALKRFHQLGDFHGFIAGHRLSQAAL from the coding sequence ATGCGCGAGCCCACAATCCTGGCGACAGACCTCGACGGCACATTTCTAGGCGGCAACGATGCTCAGCGTGCCGAACTCCTGGACTGGATCGCCCAGCATCGCAGCGAAATCGTCCTGATCTTCGTCAGCGGCCGCGGGCAAGCCTTCATGCGTGAGCTCGCTGACACCTTGCCCGTGCGGCCCGATCATTGCATCGGCGACGTGGGCACCAGCGTGGCCTGTGGCCCGGAATTTGGGCCGCTGCCGGCACTTGAGTCCTGGCTGGATGGCAAATGGCCGATTGACGCGTCGGCGCGCATTGAGCGCGAGATGCAGCGGCACCCCCGCCTGCGTCCCCAGGCGCTGACGGGCGGGCGGCGGCGCTCCTATTTGTTCGACGATCCCGTCCCCGCGAAGGCGGCTGCCAAAGCCATGCGAGCCCTCGGCTTCGACACGCTGCTATCGGACAACCAGTATTTCGATGTGCTTCCTGCAGGGGTACAAAAGGGCCCGACCCTGTTGCGCACATTGCTGGCACTGGGTTTGCCCTCCCATCGCACACTGGTTGCGGGCGACACCCTCAACGATCTGTCGATGTTTGATACGGGCCTTGCCGGGGTTGCCGTGGGCAACCGCGAAGCGGCGCTCGACACTGCCATTCAAAACAAACGCAACGTTTACCGCAGCCCCCATCCGGGCGCGGCCGGCGTGCACGATGCGCTCAAGCGCTTTCACCAACTGGGGGATTTTCATGGCTTCATCGCTGGTCATCGTCTATCACAGGCAGCCCTATGA
- the ggpS gene encoding glucosylglycerol-phosphate synthase, with protein sequence MASSLVIVYHRQPYEEHVEGGKTVLRENASPNGIVPALKGFIGQVDRASWIAWKKAPAGKPPKFERRITVSDSYGCYEVVRLPLTGEQINQFYYVTSKEALWPILNSFPALYSTENCDWATFREVNRLFAQAACEEAALGAVVWVHDYNLWLVPRFVRAMRPDLRIAFFHHTPFPAPDIFNILPWRDDILDSLLDCDLVGFHVPRYARNFAALVQALRTVDTMVERKVYPELRATGTALAEPVTPVAITVGGRITRIDSFPIGTHAELIRKTVRKPENLERVADIRRQISEDTIIVSIGRVDYAKGTREMLLTYERLLKRRPELHGHIKLLVTAVAAADGMRVYKRAQQAIEQLVGRINGHFGTLSWLPILLSTTPMPFEEALSYYRAADICWITPLRDGLNLVAKEFVAAHVNESGVLVLSEFAGASIELTDAVLVNPYSISQMDAAIDRALDMPREEQRARMQRMDELVGRYDITHWTRHVLELFAQMRTDPRVAQAPITADTLG encoded by the coding sequence ATGGCTTCATCGCTGGTCATCGTCTATCACAGGCAGCCCTATGAGGAACACGTCGAAGGGGGCAAGACTGTACTGAGGGAAAACGCAAGTCCCAATGGCATCGTCCCGGCACTGAAGGGTTTCATCGGCCAGGTGGATCGTGCGAGCTGGATCGCCTGGAAAAAGGCACCAGCGGGCAAACCGCCCAAATTTGAGCGCCGAATCACGGTGAGCGACAGCTACGGCTGCTACGAGGTGGTCCGCCTGCCGTTGACGGGGGAGCAGATCAACCAGTTCTACTACGTCACCTCCAAGGAAGCCCTGTGGCCGATCCTCAATAGTTTCCCAGCCCTGTACTCGACGGAAAACTGCGATTGGGCAACATTCAGGGAAGTCAACCGGCTGTTTGCCCAAGCCGCCTGCGAAGAAGCAGCACTCGGTGCCGTGGTCTGGGTGCACGACTACAACCTGTGGCTGGTTCCACGGTTCGTGCGCGCAATGCGGCCTGACTTGCGCATTGCGTTCTTTCATCACACGCCGTTTCCAGCACCCGATATCTTCAATATCCTGCCCTGGCGCGATGACATTCTGGACAGTTTGCTCGACTGCGATCTCGTCGGCTTTCACGTGCCCCGTTACGCGCGCAATTTCGCCGCGCTGGTGCAAGCGCTGCGCACGGTGGACACCATGGTGGAGCGCAAGGTCTATCCCGAATTGCGAGCGACCGGAACGGCCCTTGCCGAGCCGGTCACGCCGGTGGCCATCACGGTGGGCGGTCGCATCACGCGCATTGACTCCTTTCCCATCGGCACCCATGCCGAACTGATTCGCAAAACCGTCCGGAAGCCGGAGAACCTGGAGCGCGTGGCCGATATCCGGCGTCAGATCAGCGAGGACACGATCATCGTGTCCATTGGGCGCGTGGACTACGCCAAGGGCACGCGCGAAATGCTGCTCACCTACGAACGGCTGCTCAAGCGCCGCCCGGAGCTGCACGGTCACATCAAGCTTCTTGTCACGGCCGTCGCCGCAGCTGATGGCATGCGGGTCTACAAACGCGCACAGCAAGCCATTGAGCAACTCGTGGGGCGCATCAACGGACATTTCGGCACGCTGTCATGGCTACCCATTTTGCTGTCGACCACACCGATGCCTTTCGAGGAAGCGCTGAGCTACTACCGTGCCGCGGACATCTGCTGGATCACCCCGCTGCGCGACGGGCTCAACCTGGTCGCCAAGGAATTTGTTGCTGCCCATGTGAACGAAAGCGGCGTCCTGGTGCTCTCCGAATTTGCCGGTGCGTCCATTGAGCTGACCGACGCCGTACTGGTCAATCCCTACAGCATCAGCCAGATGGACGCGGCCATCGACCGCGCACTGGACATGCCGCGAGAGGAACAGCGCGCTCGCATGCAACGCATGGATGAACTCGTTGGTCGTTACGACATTACGCACTGGACCCGGCATGTGCTGGAATTGTTCGCGCAAATGCGCACAGACCCGCGCGTCGCACAGGCTCCAATCACCGCCGATACGCTCGGCTGA
- a CDS encoding sodium/solute symporter (Members of the Solute:Sodium Symporter (SSS), TC 2.A.21 as described in tcdb.org, catalyze solute:Na+ symport. Known solutes for members of the family include sugars, amino acids, nucleosides, inositols, vitamins, urea or anions, depending on the system.) gives MVHLHALDVAAIGVYVLLTIGIGIWTARGHTTAADLFLAGRSLGPVAVGFSLFASNISSDTLIGLPGAAYASGISAANYEWMASAVLMVSVFWVYPVLIRSRVTTLPELMQRRFDARMRRYLSATTLFLSIVLDTAGTLYAGALVVTTLTPGLSLTVATLAMALFTATYTAAGGLRAVVYTDVMQALVLLVGSAMLAWVVFGHYDYSWSKVQAEVPASHLTLIRPMNDPGVPWLGLITGLPVVGLYYWTMNQYIIQRVLGARDLPAAGRGALLAGGLKLLPLFIMTLPGAMAIPLLPHLAHPDQVWPELVFRFAPAGLTGVMIAALLAALMSTCSATLNSAATLLTLDFLVPTRQHWTQDQMTRAGRIFTVIIAVVAAMWAPQIAHFQGLWAYLQQVFAFVASPLVAIFVLGLALPSLGPTAALRGLLSGHVLSAALFIAQQAGWMTIHFTVVGGVLFAATVVLTCGWMSALGPNDRADPTGSRARLLSRVNLPHLPADAYVLAAIVLAGIGSLLWMFW, from the coding sequence ATGGTGCATTTGCATGCTCTGGATGTGGCTGCCATCGGCGTTTATGTGCTGCTGACCATCGGCATTGGCATTTGGACCGCGCGCGGTCATACAACCGCCGCTGATTTGTTTCTCGCAGGGCGGTCGCTGGGGCCTGTGGCCGTTGGGTTTTCGCTGTTCGCCTCCAACATCTCCTCCGACACACTGATTGGTTTACCGGGCGCAGCCTACGCAAGCGGTATCTCCGCGGCAAACTACGAGTGGATGGCCAGCGCAGTTCTGATGGTCTCGGTGTTCTGGGTCTACCCCGTTCTGATCCGTTCGCGGGTGACCACGCTGCCTGAATTGATGCAGCGGCGATTCGATGCTCGTATGCGTCGGTATCTGTCAGCCACCACGCTGTTCCTATCCATCGTGCTCGACACCGCCGGCACGCTCTATGCCGGAGCATTGGTCGTGACGACGCTCACGCCTGGCCTGAGCCTGACCGTCGCCACGTTGGCCATGGCCCTGTTCACCGCAACGTATACAGCTGCAGGTGGCCTGCGCGCCGTGGTGTATACGGATGTCATGCAGGCGCTGGTGCTGCTCGTTGGCTCGGCAATGCTGGCTTGGGTCGTGTTTGGGCATTACGACTACTCGTGGTCAAAAGTCCAGGCCGAGGTCCCAGCCAGTCACCTGACGCTCATCCGCCCGATGAATGACCCCGGGGTCCCATGGCTGGGCCTGATCACCGGTTTGCCGGTCGTGGGCCTTTATTACTGGACCATGAACCAATACATCATCCAGCGCGTGCTGGGTGCGCGTGACCTGCCAGCCGCAGGACGTGGCGCACTCCTGGCTGGCGGACTGAAACTTCTGCCGCTGTTCATCATGACGCTGCCCGGCGCAATGGCCATCCCGCTGCTGCCGCACCTGGCCCACCCAGACCAGGTCTGGCCAGAACTCGTGTTTCGCTTCGCCCCGGCGGGCCTCACTGGCGTCATGATTGCTGCGCTGCTTGCCGCGCTGATGTCGACCTGCTCAGCCACGCTGAATTCCGCCGCCACGCTGCTCACGCTCGACTTTCTGGTCCCCACCAGGCAACACTGGACGCAGGACCAGATGACGAGGGCAGGACGGATTTTCACCGTGATCATCGCTGTGGTCGCTGCAATGTGGGCACCGCAAATCGCGCATTTCCAGGGCCTCTGGGCCTACTTGCAACAGGTGTTCGCTTTTGTTGCGTCGCCGCTGGTGGCAATCTTTGTCCTTGGATTGGCTCTGCCATCATTGGGCCCCACTGCGGCCCTTCGCGGCTTGCTCAGTGGTCACGTCCTGAGTGCTGCGCTCTTCATCGCCCAGCAAGCCGGGTGGATGACGATCCACTTCACCGTCGTCGGGGGGGTGCTGTTCGCAGCCACGGTTGTCCTGACTTGCGGCTGGATGTCGGCCTTGGGGCCAAACGACCGAGCCGACCCGACCGGTTCTCGGGCAAGGTTGCTCTCACGCGTGAATCTGCCACACCTGCCTGCAGACGCGTACGTCCTGGCTGCCATTGTGTTGGCGGGCATCGGCAGCCTCTTATGGATGTTCTGGTAG
- a CDS encoding mechanosensitive ion channel family protein gives MRDNILSPAWMWAQMHHPESVAIVITVLALPVFALGTRLALFVLPPGNVWQLLLLRTRHALRVVWLLLVLRLDMLLLYQQVAAWAWAFTARRLVLIAALSWLAMRVVQAGGDAVMLRRGGLGLPDDPKLLDTNLQARGTLTRARVLTRVVSLLIVLVGLSLALMSIPGVRQLGTSLLASAGIAGVVVGFAARPVLSNLLAGLQIAVTEPIRINDVLIVQGEWGRVEEITGTYVVFRIWDDRRLILPLQWFIEHPFENWTRTSASLLGTVFLWVDYSMPIEPLRTELKRTCAADPDWDGRHAIVHVTDTNEAALQVRFLVSAANSARVWELRCRVREAMIDYMQREWPEHLPRRRVQWDDGADRSSPSGG, from the coding sequence ATGCGCGACAACATTTTGAGTCCGGCTTGGATGTGGGCGCAGATGCACCACCCCGAATCCGTTGCCATTGTGATCACGGTGCTCGCGCTGCCAGTCTTCGCGCTGGGCACGCGCCTGGCCCTTTTTGTGCTGCCGCCTGGCAACGTCTGGCAATTGCTCCTTCTACGCACCCGCCACGCGCTGCGCGTCGTGTGGCTGCTGCTTGTGCTCAGACTGGACATGCTGCTCCTGTACCAGCAGGTCGCCGCCTGGGCCTGGGCTTTCACAGCGCGACGGCTTGTGCTGATTGCTGCGCTGTCTTGGCTTGCCATGCGCGTCGTCCAGGCCGGAGGCGACGCCGTGATGCTGCGTCGCGGGGGGCTGGGATTGCCCGACGACCCCAAGCTGCTGGACACCAACCTTCAGGCGCGCGGCACCCTCACCCGTGCCCGTGTGCTGACACGCGTCGTGAGCCTGCTCATTGTGCTGGTGGGGCTGTCCCTGGCCTTGATGAGCATTCCCGGCGTGCGTCAACTTGGCACCAGCCTTCTCGCCTCGGCTGGCATCGCCGGCGTTGTCGTGGGTTTTGCCGCCCGCCCTGTGCTCAGCAATCTCTTGGCTGGGCTGCAGATCGCGGTGACTGAGCCCATTCGCATCAACGATGTCCTCATCGTGCAGGGTGAATGGGGGCGCGTGGAAGAGATCACAGGGACCTATGTGGTGTTCCGGATCTGGGATGACCGACGGTTGATTCTTCCACTGCAATGGTTCATCGAGCACCCGTTCGAGAACTGGACCCGCACGAGCGCAAGCCTGCTTGGCACGGTGTTCCTATGGGTCGACTACTCGATGCCGATCGAGCCCCTGCGCACTGAACTCAAGCGAACCTGCGCCGCCGATCCTGACTGGGACGGGCGTCATGCCATCGTGCATGTCACCGACACAAACGAAGCCGCGCTGCAGGTGCGCTTTCTGGTCAGTGCCGCCAATTCGGCGCGGGTCTGGGAACTGCGCTGCCGCGTGCGTGAAGCCATGATTGACTATATGCAGCGCGAATGGCCAGAGCACCTGCCGCGCCGGCGTGTGCAGTGGGACGATGGCGCTGACCGCTCATCGCCCTCTGGGGGCTGA
- a CDS encoding acetyl-CoA C-acetyltransferase: protein MSQAFIVAAARTAGGRRGGRLSGWHPADLAACILDALIDRTGADPALVEDVIMGCVGQAGEQSANIARNAVLASTLPESVPATSIDRQCGSSQQALHFAAQAVMSEAMDVVIAAGVESMSRVPMGMPSLLPWKHGFGSYVSPQMQARYPHVEFSQFAGAEMMAKKYRLDRAALDAFALRSHQRATESTKAGHFDAEIVPVAVRMPDGTSPDELHTVDEGIRFDASLDAICAVKPIAEGGVCTAATASQICDGASGVMVVNERGLAKLGVRPLARVHHMSVLGHDPVIMLEAPIPATQRALNKAGLAIEQIDLYEVNEAFAPIPLAWLHALGADPRRLNVNGGAIALGHPLGASGTKLMTTLVHALHQRRVRWGLQTMCEGGGMANVTIIERL from the coding sequence ATGAGCCAAGCATTCATCGTTGCCGCTGCACGCACCGCTGGAGGGCGACGCGGCGGACGCCTGTCGGGCTGGCATCCAGCCGACCTCGCAGCCTGCATTCTGGATGCACTGATTGACCGCACAGGTGCCGACCCGGCGCTCGTCGAGGACGTGATCATGGGGTGCGTCGGCCAGGCCGGAGAGCAGTCCGCGAATATCGCCCGCAATGCAGTGCTCGCGTCCACGCTTCCCGAGAGCGTTCCGGCAACATCGATCGACCGGCAATGTGGCTCCTCGCAGCAAGCCCTGCACTTTGCCGCGCAGGCGGTGATGTCGGAGGCGATGGACGTTGTGATCGCAGCGGGCGTGGAGAGCATGTCACGCGTGCCGATGGGCATGCCCTCGCTGCTGCCCTGGAAGCATGGCTTCGGCTCCTACGTCAGTCCGCAGATGCAGGCGCGCTACCCCCATGTGGAGTTCAGTCAGTTTGCTGGCGCCGAGATGATGGCCAAGAAGTACCGGTTGGATCGCGCCGCACTTGATGCGTTTGCCCTCCGCAGTCACCAGCGCGCCACTGAATCGACAAAGGCCGGGCACTTCGATGCCGAGATCGTGCCAGTGGCTGTTCGCATGCCGGATGGCACGAGCCCCGACGAGCTGCACACGGTGGATGAAGGCATCCGATTCGACGCTTCCCTGGACGCGATCTGCGCAGTCAAACCGATCGCAGAAGGTGGTGTCTGCACGGCGGCAACCGCAAGCCAGATCTGCGACGGCGCCAGCGGGGTCATGGTGGTCAACGAGCGAGGCCTCGCCAAGCTGGGTGTCAGACCCCTGGCACGCGTGCATCACATGAGCGTGCTCGGGCATGATCCGGTCATCATGCTTGAAGCACCGATCCCCGCAACGCAGCGAGCTCTGAACAAGGCGGGACTCGCAATCGAGCAGATCGATCTCTATGAAGTCAACGAGGCGTTCGCTCCCATTCCATTGGCATGGCTGCATGCGCTCGGGGCCGATCCACGCCGACTCAACGTCAACGGTGGTGCCATTGCGCTCGGGCACCCGCTTGGCGCGTCTGGAACCAAGCTGATGACTACGCTCGTGCACGCGTTGCACCAGCGTCGAGTGCGTTGGGGTCTTCAGACCATGTGCGAAGGTGGTGGCATGGCCAACGTGACCATCATCGAGCGCCTCTGA